ATAAATTTGCGCAAGGACTGTCGATACGAACTGCGATGCCTGTCAGAGATCGGAGTTGAAATGGCTTGGGTCGAGCTTGAGCGGCTTCGCACGAAGAGCTCGGCTCGAATAACTCTTGCCAAATCGATGCATAAAGGAGTGTTATCCTGATGCATCTCAACGATTTGTACGAGTGTGGCAATGAGCGATTCGTCTTAAATTGCTACCATCTGATCCTAGGCCGCGAGCCCGATGAAGAAGGGTTTCTTCATCACCTAAGCATGTTGCAGCAAGGACGTTCGCGCCTGCGGATAGTGCGCGGCATGATGCGCTCGAGCGAGGCTCGCCGCCGGGGTGCTCGCTTCGCGGGGCTACGCGGGGCTTTAGTGTGGGACTGGGTAATTCGCCGGAGTTATATCGGCCCGTGGCTCAACCGGATCGCATGGGCGCGCACTTCGAACGAAACGCTAACCCGTATCTGGAGCTTGGAGGAGGGCTGCAGAAAGCTCGTGCAAATGGCCGCCGATGATGCCGCTGCCAGGGAACAGCAAGGTCAGCACTCCAAAGTCAAAAGTAGCGAAGCGAGCGCCGGGCTCTCGCCGCGTGGCTTGGAAATCTTCAACGAATTGCGAGCATAAGCAATGCGCATCATCATAGACATGCAGGCGTGTCAATCGCCATTTTCCGCTATGCGTGGGGTTGGTCGCTACACCGACAACCTCGTGCGCGCACTCCTTGCCATAGCGGACCGGCACGAGATCTATCTAGCTTTCAACGGCGCGCTTGTGGACTCCGTCGAGCGCCTGCGCCAAGACTTTTCCGGCCTCGTTCCACCCGAACGGATGGTCGTGTTCAGCCATTATTTGCAAACCCAATTTGCCGCCGGCCGCGAGATCACACGCCCCCGGGAAGAGATCGTGCGCGTCGCAGAAATCGCTTGGCAAACCTTTCTCAACGCTGTTCAGCCGGATATTATTTTTTCCCCTAACCTTCAGGAGGGTTTCTCCGATCCCGCGATCACCAGCGTGCGCGGCGTAAAGTCGAGCGCCCTTTACGTGACGACGCTGCACGACCTCATTCCGTACCATTTCGAAGATGAATTGTTATCCGATAGCAACGTTCGCGACTGGTACGAAGAAAAGATTCGGTATGTTGTGAATAGCGATGTTATCGTGACA
This genomic stretch from Sphingomonas paeninsulae harbors:
- a CDS encoding DUF4214 domain-containing protein produces the protein MHLNDLYECGNERFVLNCYHLILGREPDEEGFLHHLSMLQQGRSRLRIVRGMMRSSEARRRGARFAGLRGALVWDWVIRRSYIGPWLNRIAWARTSNETLTRIWSLEEGCRKLVQMAADDAAAREQQGQHSKVKSSEASAGLSPRGLEIFNELRA